The Xanthomonas indica genome has a segment encoding these proteins:
- a CDS encoding helix-turn-helix domain-containing protein codes for MPSRPALPASPCPVARSADLIGDRWSLLIVRDAFDGIRRFGDFQRSLGMARNILADRLRKLVEAGILETREASDGSAYREYALSAKGEDLFAVVLALRQWGERHLFDHGERHSVLIDTRTGKPVARMLPRAADGTRLSPAVTVVRKVR; via the coding sequence ATGCCGTCCCGCCCTGCCCTACCCGCGTCGCCCTGCCCGGTGGCGCGCAGCGCCGACCTGATCGGCGACCGCTGGTCACTGCTGATCGTGCGCGATGCCTTCGATGGCATACGCCGCTTCGGCGACTTCCAGCGCAGCCTGGGCATGGCCCGCAACATCCTGGCCGACCGGCTGCGCAAGCTGGTCGAGGCCGGCATCCTGGAGACGCGCGAGGCCTCCGACGGCAGCGCCTACCGCGAGTACGCGCTGAGCGCCAAGGGCGAGGACCTGTTCGCGGTGGTGCTGGCGCTGCGGCAATGGGGCGAACGGCATCTGTTCGACCACGGCGAGCGCCACTCGGTGCTGATCGACACGCGCACCGGCAAGCCGGTCGCGCGCATGCTGCCGCGCGCCGCCGACGGCACGCGGCTGAGCCCGGCGGTCACCGTCGTGCGGAAGGTGCGCTGA
- the pcaC gene encoding 4-carboxymuconolactone decarboxylase, which yields MHENERYAAGLQVRRAVLGDAHVDRSLAARTPFTEEFQEFITRTAWGTVWTREGLPRHTRSLLTLAMMVARGHDEEFKLHVRAARNNGVSADEIKEVLLQAAIYCGVPAANHAFALAAPILAEQAAEGGA from the coding sequence ATGCACGAGAACGAACGCTACGCCGCCGGCCTGCAGGTGCGCCGTGCGGTGCTCGGCGATGCCCACGTCGACCGCTCGCTGGCCGCACGCACGCCGTTCACCGAGGAATTCCAGGAGTTCATCACCCGCACCGCCTGGGGCACAGTGTGGACCCGCGAGGGCCTGCCGCGGCACACGCGCTCGCTGCTGACCCTGGCGATGATGGTGGCGCGCGGCCACGACGAGGAATTCAAGCTGCACGTGCGCGCCGCGCGCAACAATGGCGTGAGCGCCGACGAGATCAAGGAAGTGCTGCTGCAGGCGGCAATCTATTGCGGCGTGCCGGCGGCCAACCATGCCTTCGCCCTGGCTGCGCCGATCCTGGCCGAGCAGGCCGCCGAAGGCGGCGCATAG
- the pcaD gene encoding 3-oxoadipate enol-lactonase, whose amino-acid sequence MPILDLPTHRLHYRIDGSEGRPWLTLCNSLGTDLHMWDAQIAALAPHFRVLRYDRRGHGASTAAPAPYAMADLGGDVLALWDALSIERSHFCGLSIGGLTGQWLGLHAGERLLSLTLCATAARIGSAESWQARIDQVRTEGLAPLCEGTRTRWFTPAFVEAQPATVEAILESFRATDAQAYIGCCQALAEADFRTRLGEIRVPVLAVAGHDDPVCPPADLQAIAAQVAQGDAAEVHGRHLCNVESPHAFNDALLRFLLQ is encoded by the coding sequence ATGCCGATCCTCGACCTGCCCACGCATCGTCTGCATTACCGCATCGACGGCAGCGAAGGCCGTCCGTGGCTGACCCTGTGCAATTCGCTCGGCACCGACCTGCACATGTGGGACGCGCAGATCGCGGCGCTGGCGCCGCATTTCCGCGTGCTGCGCTACGACCGCCGCGGCCACGGCGCTTCCACCGCCGCGCCCGCGCCGTACGCCATGGCCGATCTCGGCGGCGACGTGCTGGCGCTCTGGGATGCGCTGTCGATCGAACGCAGCCACTTCTGCGGCCTGTCGATCGGCGGGCTGACCGGGCAGTGGCTGGGGCTGCATGCCGGCGAGCGCCTGCTCAGCCTCACCCTGTGCGCCACCGCGGCCAGGATCGGCAGCGCCGAGAGCTGGCAGGCGCGCATCGACCAGGTCCGCACCGAGGGCCTGGCACCGCTGTGCGAAGGCACCCGCACGCGCTGGTTCACCCCGGCCTTCGTCGAGGCGCAGCCGGCTACCGTCGAGGCGATCCTGGAGAGCTTCCGCGCCACCGACGCGCAGGCCTACATCGGCTGCTGCCAGGCGCTGGCCGAGGCCGACTTCCGCACGCGCCTGGGCGAGATCCGCGTGCCGGTGCTGGCCGTGGCCGGCCATGACGACCCGGTGTGTCCGCCGGCCGATCTGCAGGCCATCGCCGCGCAGGTGGCGCAGGGCGACGCCGCCGAGGTGCACGGCCGCCACCTGTGCAACGTGGAGTCGCCGCACGCCTTCAACGACGCGCTGCTGCGCTTCCTGTTGCAGTAG
- a CDS encoding 3-carboxy-cis,cis-muconate cycloisomerase yields MSVSESLLRPLFGDPAVDALFDDRARLQAMLDVEAALARAQARCGVIPASAAAPIAAACDAARYDVPALAAATALAGNPAIPLVKALTAQVAAADEDAARWVHWGATSQDIIDSGAVLQLRAALDHVEAQLDALCAALAALAQRERDTGLPGRTLLQQAVPVTFGLKAAGWLDALQRSRRRLQALREDALVLQFGGAAGTLAALQSQGLAVAEALAAELRLPLPALPWHAARDRIGEIGAAFALLAGSLGKIGRDVALLMQSEVAEAFEPAAAGKGGSSAMPHKRNPVGCVVAIAAATRAPGLLATLCAALPQEHERAVGGWHAEWETLPELVRLSAGSLAQVRVLAEGLELDRARMAAHLDSHGGLLYAEAVAVTLAAHLGKAAAHALVETAVRRALATQQHLRAVLAEEPQVTAVLAPADLDALFASDSWRGMATVWIARVLAAQARG; encoded by the coding sequence ATGAGCGTCTCCGAGTCCCTGTTGCGTCCGCTGTTCGGCGATCCGGCCGTCGATGCACTGTTCGATGACCGAGCCCGCCTGCAGGCCATGCTCGACGTGGAAGCGGCGCTGGCACGCGCGCAGGCGCGTTGCGGGGTGATCCCGGCCAGTGCGGCGGCGCCGATCGCCGCGGCCTGCGATGCCGCGCGCTACGACGTGCCCGCGCTCGCCGCCGCCACCGCGCTGGCCGGCAATCCGGCGATCCCGCTGGTCAAGGCGCTCACCGCGCAGGTCGCCGCCGCCGATGAGGACGCCGCGCGCTGGGTGCACTGGGGCGCGACCAGCCAGGACATCATCGACAGCGGTGCGGTGCTGCAGCTGCGCGCCGCGCTCGACCATGTGGAGGCGCAACTGGACGCGCTGTGCGCGGCGCTGGCGGCACTGGCGCAGCGCGAGCGCGACACCGGCCTGCCCGGACGCACCTTGCTGCAGCAGGCGGTGCCGGTGACCTTCGGGCTGAAGGCCGCCGGTTGGCTGGACGCGCTGCAGCGCAGTCGTCGGCGCCTGCAGGCGCTGCGCGAGGATGCGCTGGTGCTGCAGTTCGGCGGCGCCGCCGGCACCCTGGCCGCGCTGCAGTCGCAAGGCCTGGCCGTGGCCGAGGCGCTGGCGGCGGAGCTGCGCCTGCCGCTGCCGGCGCTGCCCTGGCATGCGGCGCGCGACCGGATCGGCGAGATCGGCGCGGCGTTCGCGCTGCTGGCCGGCAGCCTCGGCAAGATCGGTCGCGACGTCGCCCTGCTGATGCAGTCGGAAGTGGCCGAGGCCTTCGAACCTGCCGCGGCGGGCAAGGGTGGTTCCTCGGCGATGCCGCACAAGCGCAATCCGGTGGGCTGCGTTGTCGCGATCGCCGCGGCCACGCGCGCGCCGGGCCTGCTCGCGACCCTGTGCGCGGCGCTGCCGCAGGAACACGAGCGCGCGGTCGGCGGTTGGCATGCCGAATGGGAGACCCTGCCGGAACTGGTGCGCCTGAGCGCCGGCAGCCTGGCCCAGGTGCGGGTGCTGGCCGAGGGCCTGGAACTGGACCGCGCGCGCATGGCCGCGCATCTGGACAGCCACGGCGGCCTGCTCTATGCCGAGGCGGTGGCGGTGACTCTCGCCGCCCATCTGGGCAAGGCTGCCGCGCACGCGCTGGTGGAAACGGCGGTGCGTCGTGCGCTGGCCACGCAGCAGCACCTGCGCGCGGTGCTGGCCGAGGAGCCGCAGGTGACCGCGGTGCTGGCGCCGGCGGATCTGGATGCGCTGTTCGCCAGCGACAGCTGGCGCGGCATGGCCACGGTGTGGATCGCGCGCGTACTCGCCGCGCAGGCGCGCGGGTGA
- the pcaG gene encoding protocatechuate 3,4-dioxygenase subunit alpha, producing MSFQATPSQTVGPYYRIGLEPLYRTEIAPAQAQGTHVEIAGSVFDGHGVPVGDALLEIWQADAAGIYDHAADPRRGEHDPAFHGWGRVPTDAQGRFAFRTVKPGRVAGPKGLQAPHLVVLVFMRGLLRAAPTRLYFGDDDLDGDAILAQVPAERRATLIAQPLAAHRYQWDVRMQGEHETVFFRY from the coding sequence ATGAGTTTCCAGGCAACCCCTTCGCAGACGGTCGGCCCCTACTACCGGATCGGGCTGGAGCCGCTGTACCGCACCGAGATCGCGCCGGCGCAGGCGCAGGGCACGCATGTGGAGATCGCCGGCAGCGTGTTCGACGGCCATGGCGTGCCGGTCGGCGATGCGCTGCTGGAAATCTGGCAGGCCGATGCCGCCGGCATCTACGACCATGCCGCCGATCCGCGCCGCGGCGAACACGATCCCGCCTTCCACGGCTGGGGCCGGGTGCCGACCGACGCGCAGGGCCGCTTCGCCTTCCGCACGGTCAAGCCCGGGCGCGTCGCTGGGCCCAAGGGCCTGCAGGCGCCTCACCTGGTGGTGCTGGTGTTCATGCGCGGCCTGCTGCGCGCCGCGCCGACGCGGCTGTACTTCGGCGACGACGACCTGGACGGCGATGCGATCCTGGCGCAGGTGCCGGCCGAGCGCCGCGCCACCCTGATCGCGCAACCGCTGGCGGCGCACCGCTACCAGTGGGACGTGCGCATGCAGGGCGAGCACGAGACCGTGTTCTTCCGCTACTGA
- the pcaH gene encoding protocatechuate 3,4-dioxygenase subunit beta produces MRDDTPIDPLLGYRRPYPGTQPAYLHPPYASTGARGPTRDPIAIPLTLSEATGPTLDRTTLGEHAADLTAGFPGAPLGERIIVSGRLLDENGKPVRHSVVEVWQCNAAGRYLHAGDQHDAPLDPNFTGTGQVLTDDHGRYRFTTIKPGAYPWRNHYNAWRPAHIHFSLHGDGIGQRLVTQMYFPGDPLLAFDPIFNCVEDPKARERMVSTFDWENTANEFALGYRFDIVLRGRKQTPWE; encoded by the coding sequence ATGCGCGACGACACCCCCATCGATCCCCTGCTCGGCTATCGCCGCCCGTACCCCGGGACGCAGCCGGCCTATCTGCATCCGCCCTACGCCTCCACCGGCGCGCGCGGCCCGACCCGCGATCCGATCGCGATCCCGCTGACTCTGTCCGAGGCCACCGGCCCGACCTTGGACCGAACCACCCTGGGCGAACACGCCGCCGATCTCACCGCCGGCTTCCCCGGCGCGCCGCTGGGCGAGCGCATCATCGTCAGCGGCCGCCTGCTCGACGAGAACGGCAAGCCGGTGCGCCACAGCGTGGTCGAGGTCTGGCAGTGCAACGCCGCCGGCCGCTACCTGCACGCCGGCGACCAGCACGATGCGCCGCTGGATCCCAACTTCACCGGCACCGGCCAGGTGCTGACCGACGACCACGGCCGCTACCGCTTCACCACCATCAAGCCGGGCGCGTATCCGTGGCGCAACCACTACAACGCCTGGCGCCCGGCGCACATCCATTTCTCGCTGCACGGCGACGGCATCGGCCAGCGCCTGGTCACGCAGATGTACTTCCCCGGCGATCCGCTGCTGGCGTTCGACCCGATCTTCAACTGCGTGGAGGATCCCAAGGCGCGCGAGCGCATGGTCTCCACGTTCGACTGGGAGAACACCGCCAACGAGTTCGCGCTGGGCTACCGTTTCGACATCGTCCTGCGCGGACGCAAGCAGACCCCTTGGGAGTGA
- the pcaF gene encoding 3-oxoadipyl-CoA thiolase codes for MNEAYIIDGVRTPIGRYGGALAGVRADDLGAVPLQALLARHPQLDPACIDDVYLGCANQAGEDNRNVARMSLLLAGLPFSVPGSTVNRLCGSGLDAIGTVARGLRAGELGLAIAGGVESMSRAPWVMGKADSAFARNQQLEDTTMGWRFVNPKMQQRYGVELMGETAENVAARHGISREDQDAFALRSQQRTAAAQAAGFFDGEIVPVTAPGRKRGETIEVGVDEHPRADTTLEALAKLKPIFRQPGTVTAGNASGINDGAAALLLASAAQVQALGLTPRARVLGFASAGVEPAYMGIGPVPATRKLLARLGLSIGDFDAIELNEAFAAQGLACLRELGVADDAAHVNANGGAIALGHPLGMSGARLALTLLRQLEATGGRRGLATMCIGVGQGVALAIERL; via the coding sequence ATGAACGAGGCCTACATCATCGACGGCGTCCGCACGCCGATCGGCCGCTACGGCGGCGCCCTGGCCGGGGTGCGTGCGGACGATCTCGGCGCGGTGCCGCTGCAGGCGCTGCTGGCGCGGCATCCGCAGTTGGATCCGGCATGCATCGACGACGTCTACCTGGGCTGCGCCAACCAGGCCGGCGAGGACAACCGCAACGTCGCGCGCATGAGCCTGCTGCTGGCGGGCCTGCCGTTCAGCGTGCCGGGCAGCACGGTCAACCGCCTGTGCGGCTCGGGCCTGGATGCCATCGGCACCGTCGCGCGCGGCCTCCGCGCCGGCGAACTGGGCCTGGCCATCGCCGGCGGCGTGGAGTCGATGTCGCGCGCGCCGTGGGTGATGGGCAAGGCCGACAGCGCCTTCGCCCGCAACCAGCAGCTCGAGGACACCACCATGGGCTGGCGCTTCGTCAATCCGAAGATGCAGCAGCGCTATGGTGTGGAGCTGATGGGCGAGACCGCCGAGAACGTGGCCGCGCGGCACGGCATCTCGCGCGAGGACCAGGACGCGTTCGCGCTGCGCAGCCAGCAGCGCACCGCCGCCGCGCAGGCCGCCGGTTTCTTCGACGGCGAGATCGTGCCGGTGACCGCCCCGGGCAGGAAGCGCGGCGAGACCATCGAGGTCGGTGTCGACGAACATCCGCGTGCCGACACCACGCTCGAGGCCCTGGCCAAGCTCAAACCGATCTTCCGCCAGCCCGGTACGGTCACCGCCGGCAACGCCTCGGGCATCAACGACGGCGCCGCCGCGCTGCTGCTGGCCAGTGCCGCGCAGGTGCAGGCGCTGGGCCTGACCCCGCGTGCGCGCGTGCTGGGCTTCGCCAGTGCCGGCGTGGAACCGGCCTACATGGGCATCGGTCCGGTGCCGGCCACGCGCAAGTTGCTGGCGCGCCTGGGGCTGTCCATCGGCGACTTCGATGCGATCGAACTCAACGAAGCCTTCGCCGCCCAGGGCCTGGCCTGCCTGCGCGAACTCGGCGTCGCCGACGATGCCGCGCACGTCAACGCCAACGGTGGCGCGATCGCGCTCGGCCACCCGCTCGGCATGAGTGGCGCGCGCCTCGCCCTGACCCTGTTGCGCCAGCTCGAGGCCACGGGTGGCCGCCGCGGGCTGGCGACCATGTGCATCGGCGTCGGCCAGGGCGTGGCGCTGGCGATCGAGCGGCTGTAG
- a CDS encoding 3-oxoacid CoA-transferase subunit B, translating into MHALSSRGIDRNALAARVARDIPEGAYVNLGIGLPTAVANFLPADKEIFLHSENGLLGMGPAPPPGQEDLDLINAGKQPVTLLTGGCYFHHADSFAMMRSGRLDVCVLGAFQVSVHGDLANWSTGAADAIPAVGGAMDLAIGAKQVYVMMELLTKRGEPKLVNACSYPLTGLRCVSRVYTDLGVFALGPDGARVLELVAGVSLDDLRQATGLALTLADSTEAA; encoded by the coding sequence ATGCACGCATTGAGCAGCCGCGGCATCGACCGCAATGCACTGGCCGCGCGGGTGGCGCGCGACATCCCCGAGGGCGCCTACGTCAACCTGGGCATCGGCCTGCCGACCGCGGTGGCCAACTTCCTGCCGGCGGACAAGGAAATCTTCCTGCACAGCGAGAACGGCCTGCTCGGCATGGGGCCGGCGCCGCCGCCGGGGCAGGAGGATCTGGACCTGATCAACGCGGGCAAGCAACCGGTGACGCTGCTGACCGGCGGCTGTTATTTCCACCACGCCGACTCGTTCGCGATGATGCGCAGCGGGCGCCTGGACGTGTGCGTGCTCGGCGCGTTCCAGGTGTCGGTGCACGGCGACCTGGCCAACTGGAGCACCGGCGCGGCCGATGCGATCCCCGCGGTCGGCGGCGCGATGGACCTGGCGATCGGCGCCAAGCAGGTCTACGTGATGATGGAACTGCTGACCAAGCGCGGCGAACCGAAGCTGGTGAACGCCTGCAGTTATCCGTTGACCGGGCTGCGCTGCGTGTCGCGGGTGTATACCGACCTGGGCGTGTTCGCGCTTGGCCCGGACGGCGCGCGCGTGCTCGAACTGGTCGCCGGCGTGAGCCTGGACGACCTGCGCCAGGCCACCGGGCTGGCGCTGACCCTGGCCGATTCCACGGAGGCGGCATGA
- a CDS encoding 3-oxoacid CoA-transferase subunit A: MIDKTMASCAAAVADIHDGATVMIGGFGTAGMPDALIDALIAQGARELTIVNNNAGNGETGLAALIKHKRVRKIVCSFPRQSDSQHFDAAYRAGELELELVPQGNLAARIHAAGNGLGAIFTPTGYGTELAAGKETREIDGRHYVLEYPIRADFALIKAYRGDRWGNLVYRKTARNFGPLMAMAATCAIVQVDTVVELGALDPEAVVTPGIFVQRLVAVSATQEDACTH, encoded by the coding sequence ATGATCGACAAGACCATGGCCTCGTGCGCCGCCGCGGTGGCCGACATCCACGATGGCGCCACGGTGATGATCGGCGGCTTCGGTACCGCGGGCATGCCCGATGCGCTGATCGACGCGCTGATCGCACAGGGCGCGCGCGAACTCACCATCGTCAACAACAATGCCGGCAACGGCGAGACCGGGCTGGCCGCGCTGATCAAGCACAAGCGTGTGCGCAAGATCGTGTGCTCGTTCCCGCGGCAGAGCGATTCGCAGCACTTCGACGCGGCCTACCGTGCCGGCGAGCTGGAGCTGGAACTGGTGCCGCAGGGCAATCTGGCCGCGCGCATCCACGCCGCCGGCAACGGCCTGGGCGCGATCTTCACCCCCACCGGCTACGGTACCGAACTGGCCGCCGGCAAGGAGACCCGCGAGATCGACGGCCGCCACTACGTGCTGGAGTATCCGATCCGCGCCGATTTCGCGCTGATCAAGGCCTACCGCGGTGATCGCTGGGGCAACCTGGTGTACCGCAAGACCGCGCGCAACTTCGGCCCGCTGATGGCGATGGCCGCGACCTGCGCGATCGTGCAGGTGGACACGGTGGTGGAGCTGGGCGCGCTGGATCCGGAAGCGGTGGTGACCCCGGGCATCTTCGTGCAACGGCTGGTGGCGGTGAGCGCCACGCAGGAGGACGCATGCACGCATTGA
- a CDS encoding aromatic ring-hydroxylating dioxygenase subunit alpha has protein sequence MQSSAPAFPLNAWYAIAWDHEVKHALLPRKVCNLDIVLYRTSSGRVAALEDACWHRLVPLSMGRLRGDDVVCGYHGLVYDANGRCVHMPSQDTINPSACVRRFPTVERHRYVWVWPGDAALADPALVPDLHWNDDPAWAGDGRTIHVKCDYRLVLDNLMDLTHETFVHGSSIGQDEVAEAPFDVVHGERSTVVSRWMLDIDPPPFWAWQIEHAHGYRGKVDRWQIIRFEAPCTIAIDVGVAVAGSGAPQGDRSRGVNGYVLNTITPETDRTCHYFWAFARNHSLHEQSITTRLRDGVSGVFGEDELVLEAQQRAIDAHPDHVFYNLNVDAGGMWARRLIERMVAAEQRNQDLQLRMVG, from the coding sequence ATGCAGTCGTCCGCTCCGGCATTTCCGCTCAATGCCTGGTACGCCATCGCCTGGGATCACGAGGTCAAGCACGCGCTGCTGCCGCGCAAGGTGTGCAATCTGGACATCGTGCTGTACCGCACCAGCAGCGGCCGCGTCGCCGCGCTCGAGGACGCCTGCTGGCATCGCCTGGTGCCGTTGTCGATGGGCCGGCTGCGCGGCGACGACGTGGTCTGCGGCTACCACGGCCTGGTCTACGACGCGAACGGGCGCTGCGTGCACATGCCCTCGCAGGACACCATCAATCCGTCCGCCTGCGTGCGCCGCTTCCCCACCGTGGAACGGCACCGCTACGTCTGGGTGTGGCCGGGCGATGCGGCGCTGGCCGATCCGGCGCTGGTACCGGACCTGCACTGGAACGACGACCCGGCCTGGGCCGGCGACGGCCGCACCATCCACGTCAAATGCGACTACCGGCTGGTGCTGGACAACCTGATGGACCTGACCCACGAGACCTTCGTGCACGGCTCCAGCATCGGCCAGGACGAGGTCGCCGAGGCGCCGTTCGACGTGGTCCACGGCGAACGCAGCACGGTGGTCTCGCGCTGGATGCTCGACATCGACCCGCCGCCGTTCTGGGCCTGGCAGATCGAACACGCGCACGGCTACCGCGGCAAGGTCGACCGCTGGCAGATCATCCGTTTCGAGGCGCCGTGCACCATCGCCATCGATGTCGGCGTGGCGGTGGCCGGCAGCGGCGCGCCGCAGGGCGACCGCTCGCGCGGCGTCAATGGCTACGTGCTCAACACCATCACCCCGGAAACCGACCGCACCTGCCACTACTTCTGGGCATTCGCGCGCAACCATTCGCTGCACGAGCAGTCGATCACCACCCGTTTGCGCGACGGCGTCAGCGGCGTGTTCGGCGAGGACGAACTGGTGCTGGAAGCGCAGCAGCGTGCCATCGACGCACATCCGGACCACGTGTTCTACAACCTCAACGTCGATGCCGGCGGCATGTGGGCGCGACGCCTGATCGAGCGCATGGTCGCCGCCGAGCAGCGCAACCAGGACCTGCAGCTGCGCATGGTCGGCTGA
- a CDS encoding GntR family transcriptional regulator produces the protein MSAAHPFRSSAAQTTRALLELRELILAGALAAGERLSEVALVERLGVSRTPVRAALQRLAEEGLVQPLRGGGYAVQAFDEADVDDAIELRGTLEGLAARRAAERGADPALLARAQALLAQIDTVLAARPLSEQAFPHYVDCNAQLHALLFEMAGSALLSREFARVTQLPFASPSSFVLERGQAATVLSIAQDQHRQVLDAIVRREGARAEALMREHARLAQRNAHHALHDQNALGQIPGSRLLRRRPPA, from the coding sequence ATGTCCGCCGCGCATCCGTTCCGCTCCAGCGCCGCACAGACCACCCGCGCGCTGCTCGAATTGCGCGAGTTGATCCTGGCCGGCGCCCTGGCCGCCGGCGAGCGCCTGTCCGAGGTCGCCCTGGTGGAACGCCTGGGTGTCTCGCGCACACCGGTGCGCGCCGCGCTGCAGCGGCTGGCCGAGGAGGGGCTGGTGCAGCCGCTGCGTGGCGGCGGCTACGCGGTGCAGGCATTCGACGAAGCCGACGTGGACGATGCCATCGAACTGCGTGGCACCCTGGAAGGCCTGGCGGCGCGGCGCGCCGCCGAGCGCGGTGCCGACCCGGCACTGCTGGCACGGGCACAGGCGCTGCTGGCGCAGATCGACACCGTGCTGGCGGCGCGTCCGCTGAGCGAGCAGGCCTTCCCCCACTATGTCGACTGCAACGCGCAGCTGCACGCACTGCTGTTCGAGATGGCCGGCAGTGCGCTGTTGTCGCGCGAGTTCGCGCGGGTGACGCAGTTGCCGTTCGCCTCGCCGAGCAGTTTCGTGCTCGAGCGCGGCCAGGCCGCCACCGTGCTGTCGATCGCGCAGGACCAGCATCGCCAGGTGCTGGACGCGATCGTGCGCCGCGAAGGCGCGCGCGCCGAAGCGCTGATGCGCGAACACGCGCGGCTGGCGCAGCGCAACGCGCACCACGCCCTGCACGACCAGAACGCGCTGGGCCAGATCCCCGGCAGCCGCCTGCTGCGGCGCCGTCCGCCCGCCTGA
- a CDS encoding PDR/VanB family oxidoreductase translates to MRKDTQWTTARVVAVATPCQDVREIVLDPGRASRPFTVGSHLDVRVRIGDAWHERSYSLVGEPAADGHYRIAVRAVPDSRGGSRAMWALAPGAQLEISSPNNHFALDETAEHIVLVAGGIGITPILGMAQRLARGRIPFQLLYAGRSRASMAYLEHLQDLLGERLQLFCPEHLGQLELAAQIAQWPRNADVYACGPLPLLDELRQRWRDDGRARARLHFETFGNSGNAPAQPFVVQVPALGKTVQVAENESLLDALSAAGVEVMADCRRGECGLCVVEVLEAAAPLDHRDVFLSDEQRHSNRKLCACVSRALGGSLSIDTGYRPDAF, encoded by the coding sequence ATGCGCAAAGACACCCAGTGGACCACCGCCCGCGTCGTCGCCGTTGCCACGCCGTGCCAGGACGTGCGCGAGATCGTGCTCGATCCGGGCCGCGCCAGCCGTCCCTTCACCGTAGGCAGCCATCTCGACGTGCGCGTGCGCATCGGTGACGCCTGGCACGAGCGCTCCTACTCGCTGGTCGGCGAGCCTGCCGCCGATGGCCACTATCGCATCGCCGTGCGCGCGGTGCCCGACAGCCGCGGCGGTTCGCGCGCGATGTGGGCGCTGGCGCCGGGTGCGCAACTGGAGATCTCCTCGCCCAACAACCATTTCGCCCTGGACGAGACCGCCGAGCACATCGTGCTGGTCGCCGGCGGTATCGGCATCACCCCGATCCTGGGCATGGCGCAACGGCTGGCGCGCGGGCGCATCCCGTTCCAGTTGCTGTACGCCGGCCGCAGCCGCGCCAGCATGGCCTACCTGGAGCATCTGCAGGACCTGCTCGGCGAGCGCCTGCAGCTGTTCTGCCCGGAACATCTGGGCCAGCTCGAGCTGGCCGCGCAGATCGCACAGTGGCCGCGCAACGCCGACGTCTACGCCTGCGGCCCGCTGCCGCTGCTGGACGAACTGCGGCAACGCTGGCGCGACGACGGCCGCGCCCGCGCGCGCCTGCACTTCGAGACCTTCGGCAACAGCGGCAACGCACCGGCGCAACCGTTCGTGGTGCAGGTGCCGGCGCTGGGCAAGACCGTGCAGGTCGCCGAAAACGAGTCGCTGCTGGATGCGCTGAGCGCGGCGGGCGTGGAAGTCATGGCCGACTGCCGCCGCGGCGAATGCGGCCTGTGCGTGGTTGAGGTGCTGGAAGCCGCCGCACCGCTGGACCATCGCGACGTGTTCCTCAGCGACGAGCAGCGCCACAGCAACCGCAAGCTCTGCGCCTGCGTCTCGCGCGCGCTCGGCGGCAGCCTCAGCATCGACACCGGCTATCGCCCCGACGCATTCTGA
- a CDS encoding nuclear transport factor 2 family protein, whose protein sequence is MKIRFQACLLALLLALPAASAFAQTAVTANPNHAQLLHGEDWRTTANKRLVYDFWRIVFEAGHTEYAPLYMAKDYIQHNPNVANGRDAFLAFLTSFVKPTPIQPRVQLPLVAILAEGDYVTLVSVRTLPDPKDASKTYTTTWFDMFRIQNGKIQEHWDAATK, encoded by the coding sequence ATGAAGATCCGTTTTCAGGCCTGCCTGCTGGCGCTGCTGCTTGCGCTCCCCGCCGCGTCCGCGTTCGCGCAGACCGCGGTCACCGCCAATCCCAACCACGCGCAGCTGCTGCACGGCGAGGACTGGCGCACCACCGCCAACAAGCGCCTGGTCTACGATTTCTGGCGCATCGTGTTCGAAGCGGGGCACACCGAGTATGCGCCGCTGTACATGGCCAAGGACTACATCCAGCACAACCCCAACGTAGCCAATGGCCGCGATGCGTTCCTGGCGTTCCTGACCTCCTTCGTCAAGCCGACGCCGATCCAGCCGCGCGTGCAGTTGCCGCTGGTGGCGATCCTGGCCGAGGGCGACTACGTGACCCTGGTGTCGGTGCGCACGCTGCCCGATCCCAAGGACGCCAGCAAGACCTACACCACCACCTGGTTCGACATGTTCCGCATCCAGAACGGCAAGATCCAGGAGCATTGGGACGCGGCGACCAAGTGA